From Actinosynnema mirum DSM 43827, a single genomic window includes:
- the murD gene encoding UDP-N-acetylmuramoyl-L-alanine--D-glutamate ligase gives MGFLAGRSALVAGAGVAGRSAAEALLAAGATVTVTDSSADRLAAMGELLPGVDLVAGLVAPPEGVDLVVTSPGWRPDNPLLAASAAAGVEVIGEVELAWRMAAELADPPAWLVVTGTNGKTTTVTMLESILRAAGLDAIACGNVGLPVVDALLAGHRVLAVELSSFQLHWSPSVRPTAGVLLNVAEDHLDWHGSLEAYARAKAGALVGDVAIAGVDDPYVAALLTGSPGTAHVGITLGEPEEGQLGVAGGYLVDRAFGPDSRLAAVADVTPGGPPGIADALAAAALARAYGVAPEAVRQGLLDFRPGDHRGVVVGEVGGVRYVNDSKATNPHAAVASLRSHESVVWIAGGLLKGASVADLVRAEAHRLRAAVLIGADRAAIAAALAEHAPAVPVVELAEGGMAGAVRAAAGFARPGDAVLLAPAAASMDMFADYAHRGRAFAEAVRELAG, from the coding sequence GTGGGGTTCCTGGCTGGACGTTCGGCGCTCGTCGCGGGCGCCGGTGTGGCGGGCCGCTCGGCGGCGGAGGCCCTGCTGGCGGCGGGCGCGACGGTCACCGTGACCGACTCCTCCGCCGACCGGCTGGCCGCGATGGGCGAGCTGCTGCCCGGAGTCGACCTGGTGGCGGGGCTCGTGGCCCCGCCCGAGGGCGTCGACCTGGTGGTGACCAGCCCCGGCTGGCGCCCGGACAACCCCCTGCTGGCCGCCTCGGCGGCGGCCGGGGTCGAGGTGATCGGCGAGGTCGAGCTGGCGTGGCGGATGGCCGCCGAGCTGGCCGACCCGCCCGCGTGGCTGGTCGTCACCGGCACCAACGGCAAGACCACGACGGTGACCATGCTGGAGTCGATCCTGCGGGCGGCGGGGCTGGACGCGATCGCGTGCGGCAACGTCGGGCTGCCGGTGGTCGACGCGCTGCTCGCCGGGCACCGGGTGCTCGCGGTCGAGCTGTCGAGCTTCCAGCTGCACTGGTCGCCGTCCGTGCGGCCGACCGCCGGGGTGCTGCTCAACGTCGCCGAGGACCACCTGGACTGGCACGGGTCGCTGGAGGCGTACGCGCGGGCCAAGGCGGGCGCGCTGGTCGGGGACGTGGCGATCGCCGGGGTCGACGACCCGTACGTGGCGGCGCTGCTGACCGGGTCGCCGGGCACCGCGCACGTCGGCATCACCCTGGGGGAGCCCGAGGAGGGGCAGCTCGGGGTCGCGGGCGGCTACCTGGTCGACCGGGCGTTCGGCCCGGACAGCAGGCTGGCGGCGGTGGCGGACGTGACGCCCGGCGGTCCGCCCGGCATCGCGGACGCCCTCGCGGCGGCGGCGCTGGCGCGGGCCTACGGGGTGGCGCCGGAGGCGGTCCGCCAGGGCCTGCTGGACTTCCGGCCCGGCGACCACCGGGGTGTGGTCGTCGGCGAGGTCGGCGGGGTGCGGTACGTCAACGACTCGAAGGCGACCAACCCGCACGCGGCCGTGGCGTCGCTGCGGTCGCACGAGAGCGTGGTGTGGATCGCGGGCGGGCTGCTCAAGGGCGCGTCGGTGGCCGACCTGGTCAGGGCCGAGGCGCACCGCCTGCGCGCGGCCGTGCTGATCGGCGCCGACCGGGCGGCGATCGCGGCGGCGCTGGCGGAGCACGCGCCCGCGGTGCCGGTGGTGGAGCTGGCCGAGGGCGGCATGGCGGGCGCGGTGCGCGCGGCGGCCGGGTTCGCGCGGCCGGGCGACGCGGTGCTGCTGGCGCCCGCGGCGGCGTCGATGGACATGTTCGCGGACTACGCGCACCGGGGTCGGGCCTTCGCCGAGGCGGTGCGCGAACTGGCCGGGTGA
- the mraY gene encoding phospho-N-acetylmuramoyl-pentapeptide-transferase — protein MKSILIAAAIALITSIMLTPYLIKIFSRQGFGQEIREEGPQSHKTKRGTPTMGGVAILVAMWAGYLGAHLVNSMSASAQDQTPTASGLLVLMLTTSLGVVGFLDDFIKIRKQRNLGLNKTAKLVGQFVATIIFAVLVVQFPDNQGLTPASVNLSFVRDITVVSFGVIGFVVFCYAAISAWSNAVNLTDGLDGLAGGTSAMVFGTYVVISFWQFRYNCTNMPVAGCYDVRDPLDLALVAAAAMAGCIGFLWWNAAPAKIFMGDTGSLALGGLVAGLSITTRTELLMVVIGGMFVVEALSVVLQVAVFRTSRRRLFRMAPFHHHFELAGWAETTVIIRFWLLGGICCMLGLGLFYSEWLTAVGS, from the coding sequence GTGAAGAGCATCCTGATCGCGGCGGCGATCGCGCTGATCACGTCGATCATGCTCACGCCGTACCTGATCAAGATCTTCTCGCGGCAGGGCTTCGGCCAGGAGATCCGCGAGGAGGGCCCGCAGAGCCACAAGACCAAGCGCGGCACGCCCACCATGGGCGGTGTCGCGATCCTGGTGGCGATGTGGGCCGGTTACCTCGGCGCGCACCTGGTGAACTCCATGTCCGCGTCGGCGCAGGACCAGACGCCCACCGCGTCCGGCCTGCTCGTCCTCATGCTCACCACCTCGCTGGGCGTCGTCGGCTTCCTCGACGACTTCATCAAGATCCGCAAGCAGCGCAACCTCGGTCTGAACAAGACCGCGAAGCTCGTCGGCCAGTTCGTGGCCACGATCATCTTCGCGGTGCTGGTCGTGCAGTTCCCGGACAACCAGGGCCTGACGCCCGCGTCGGTGAACCTGTCGTTCGTCCGCGACATCACGGTGGTCTCGTTCGGCGTCATCGGCTTCGTGGTGTTCTGCTACGCGGCGATCAGCGCGTGGTCCAACGCGGTGAACCTGACCGACGGCCTCGACGGCCTCGCGGGCGGCACCTCGGCGATGGTGTTCGGCACCTACGTGGTGATCAGCTTCTGGCAGTTCCGCTACAACTGCACCAACATGCCGGTCGCCGGCTGCTACGACGTGCGCGACCCGCTGGACCTGGCCCTCGTCGCCGCCGCCGCGATGGCGGGCTGCATCGGCTTCCTGTGGTGGAACGCGGCCCCGGCCAAGATCTTCATGGGTGACACCGGCTCGCTCGCGCTCGGCGGCCTGGTCGCCGGTCTGTCCATCACCACCCGCACCGAGCTGCTCATGGTCGTCATCGGCGGCATGTTCGTGGTCGAGGCGCTGTCGGTGGTGCTCCAGGTCGCGGTGTTCCGCACGTCCCGGCGGCGGTTGTTCCGCATGGCGCCGTTCCACCACCACTTCGAGCTCGCCGGGTGGGCGGAGACCACGGTCATCATCCGGTTCTGGCTCCTCGGCGGCATCTGCTGCATGTTGGGCCTGGGCCTGTTCTACAGCGAGTGGCTCACTGCGGTCGGGAGCTGA
- a CDS encoding UDP-N-acetylmuramoyl-tripeptide--D-alanyl-D-alanine ligase: protein MITLTLAEIAEIVGGRLHGTDGSPVVKAGVEFDTRKLLPGGLFLALPGERVDGHDFAAAAVAAGAAGVLAGREVPAPSVIAPPVAPADEHEGAYVLSGDSDGSGAAVLAALGKLARHVTDRLTAGGLTVVGVTGSSGKTSTKDLIAQVLSPTGATIAPPGSFNNELGHPWTALRADEDTGYLVLELSARGPGHIADLCAVAPPRIGAVLNVGTAHLGEFGSREGVARTKGELVEALPEDGVAVLNADDPLVLAMAERTKAKVVLVGEHSRAQVRAVDIVLDEQARPGFTLLTPHGSARVQLAVHGPHQVGNALTAAAVALELGATPQQVADRLGSAKPISAHRMEVVDRADGVTVVNDAYNANPESVKAALKSLATISRSTTPARRSWAVLGPMAELGADSVRAHDEIGRLAVRLDVNRLVVIGDDARAMHQGAHLEGSWGEESILVPDVAAAIELLRDEVRPGDVVLVKASNSYGLWRVAEALLEAGSK, encoded by the coding sequence GTGATCACGCTGACCCTCGCCGAGATCGCCGAGATCGTCGGCGGCAGGCTGCACGGCACCGACGGCTCGCCCGTCGTGAAGGCGGGCGTCGAGTTCGACACCCGCAAGCTGCTGCCCGGCGGGCTGTTCCTGGCCCTGCCCGGCGAGCGGGTCGACGGCCACGACTTCGCCGCCGCCGCCGTCGCGGCGGGCGCCGCGGGCGTGCTGGCGGGCCGCGAGGTCCCCGCGCCCTCGGTGATCGCCCCGCCGGTCGCCCCGGCCGACGAGCACGAGGGCGCCTACGTGCTGTCCGGCGACAGCGACGGCTCCGGCGCCGCCGTGCTCGCCGCGCTGGGCAAGCTCGCCAGGCACGTCACCGACAGGCTCACCGCGGGCGGGCTGACCGTCGTGGGCGTCACCGGCTCCTCCGGCAAGACGTCCACCAAGGACCTCATCGCCCAGGTGCTGTCCCCGACGGGCGCCACGATCGCCCCGCCCGGCTCGTTCAACAACGAGCTGGGGCACCCCTGGACCGCGCTGCGCGCCGACGAGGACACCGGCTACCTCGTGCTGGAGCTGTCCGCGCGCGGTCCCGGCCACATCGCCGACCTGTGCGCCGTCGCGCCCCCGAGGATCGGCGCGGTGCTCAACGTCGGCACCGCGCACCTGGGCGAGTTCGGCTCCCGCGAGGGCGTCGCGCGCACCAAGGGCGAGCTGGTCGAGGCCCTGCCCGAGGACGGCGTCGCGGTGCTCAACGCCGACGACCCGCTCGTGCTGGCCATGGCCGAGCGCACGAAGGCGAAGGTCGTGCTCGTCGGCGAGCACAGCAGGGCGCAGGTCCGCGCGGTCGACATCGTCCTCGACGAGCAGGCCCGCCCCGGTTTCACCCTCCTCACCCCGCACGGCAGCGCGCGCGTCCAGCTCGCCGTGCACGGTCCCCACCAGGTCGGCAACGCGCTCACCGCCGCCGCCGTCGCGCTGGAGCTCGGGGCGACGCCCCAGCAGGTCGCCGACCGGCTCGGCTCGGCGAAGCCGATCTCCGCGCACCGCATGGAGGTCGTCGACCGCGCCGACGGCGTCACGGTCGTCAACGACGCCTACAACGCCAACCCGGAGTCGGTGAAGGCCGCGCTGAAGTCGCTGGCCACCATCTCCCGCTCCACCACCCCCGCGCGGCGCAGCTGGGCCGTGCTGGGGCCGATGGCGGAGCTGGGGGCCGACTCGGTGCGCGCGCACGACGAGATCGGCAGGCTCGCGGTGCGCCTGGACGTCAACCGGCTGGTCGTCATCGGTGACGACGCCCGCGCGATGCACCAGGGAGCGCACCTGGAAGGATCATGGGGCGAGGAATCGATCCTGGTGCCGGATGTCGCTGCGGCGATCGAACTGCTGCGCGACGAGGTGCGGCCCGGTGACGTCGTTCTGGTTAAGGCATCCAACTCATACGGCCTGTGGCGGGTTGCCGAGGCTCTCCTGGAGGCGGGCAGCAAGTGA
- a CDS encoding UDP-N-acetylmuramoyl-L-alanyl-D-glutamate--2,6-diaminopimelate ligase codes for MADHSPCAGSLPRVPAKLEGKVATAPPRPSRTQSVPASELAATVDARLTSPAGAPVLVTGVTLRAQHVLPGDLFAALPGARAHGADFAAEAVRRGAVAVLTDEDGASRPELRDVPVLVHRDPRAALGALSARVYGEPAQRVALWGVTGTSGKTTTSYMIESCLRAEGRVTGLVGTVETRIAGERLDSAFTTPEAPDLQALLAVMVERGVGDAVMEVSSHALRLGRVGGAGFAVGAFTNLSQDHLDFHPDMEDYFQAKAELFDGRARREVVCVDGEWGRRLVKPGTVTVSATAPVGGATWTASGVRVSATGEQTFTAHGPDGLELAVALRLPGDFNVANALLAIGCLHASGVGAEAIVRGLAEVQVPGRMQRVDVGQDFTAVVDYSHKPAAVVLALDAVRARATGRVITVLGCGGDRDTAKRPLMGAEAARRSEVLVVTDDNPRSEDPAAIRAAVLAGALEVPEAERGEVVEIGDRGAAIAHAVSLAVAGDVVVVAGKGHETGQEVAGVVHPFSDVDALTGAIQEALR; via the coding sequence ATGGCCGACCACTCTCCGTGCGCCGGTAGCCTTCCGCGCGTGCCTGCCAAGCTTGAGGGCAAGGTAGCGACCGCCCCACCTCGCCCTTCCCGCACCCAGTCCGTTCCCGCGTCCGAGCTCGCCGCGACCGTCGACGCCCGGTTGACCTCGCCCGCCGGCGCTCCCGTGCTGGTCACGGGCGTGACACTGCGCGCCCAGCACGTGCTGCCCGGCGACCTGTTCGCCGCGCTGCCCGGAGCCAGGGCGCACGGCGCGGACTTCGCCGCCGAGGCGGTCCGCCGCGGCGCGGTGGCCGTGCTGACCGACGAGGACGGCGCCTCCCGGCCCGAGCTGCGCGACGTCCCGGTGCTGGTGCACCGGGACCCGCGCGCGGCGCTCGGGGCGCTGTCCGCCCGCGTCTACGGAGAACCCGCCCAGCGCGTCGCCCTCTGGGGCGTCACCGGCACGTCCGGCAAGACCACCACCTCGTACATGATCGAGTCCTGCCTGCGCGCCGAGGGGCGCGTGACCGGGCTCGTCGGCACCGTCGAGACCCGCATCGCCGGTGAGCGGCTCGACAGCGCGTTCACCACGCCCGAGGCGCCCGACCTGCAGGCCCTGCTGGCCGTCATGGTCGAGCGCGGCGTCGGCGACGCGGTCATGGAGGTGTCCAGCCACGCGCTGCGCCTCGGCCGCGTCGGCGGGGCCGGGTTCGCGGTCGGCGCGTTCACCAACCTGTCCCAGGACCACCTCGACTTCCACCCCGACATGGAGGACTACTTCCAGGCGAAGGCCGAGCTGTTCGACGGCCGCGCCCGCCGGGAGGTCGTCTGCGTCGACGGCGAGTGGGGCCGCCGCCTGGTCAAGCCGGGCACGGTCACCGTGTCGGCGACCGCGCCCGTCGGCGGGGCGACCTGGACCGCCAGCGGCGTCCGGGTCTCCGCCACCGGCGAGCAGACCTTCACCGCGCACGGCCCCGACGGGCTGGAGCTCGCGGTGGCGCTGCGGCTGCCCGGCGACTTCAACGTCGCCAACGCGCTGCTCGCCATCGGCTGCCTGCACGCGTCCGGCGTCGGCGCCGAGGCGATCGTGCGGGGCCTGGCCGAGGTGCAGGTGCCGGGCCGGATGCAGCGCGTCGACGTCGGCCAGGACTTCACCGCCGTCGTGGACTACTCGCACAAGCCCGCCGCCGTCGTGCTCGCGCTCGACGCGGTGCGCGCCCGCGCCACCGGCCGGGTCATCACCGTGCTCGGCTGCGGCGGCGACCGGGACACCGCCAAGCGCCCCCTCATGGGCGCCGAGGCGGCGCGCCGCAGCGAGGTGCTCGTCGTGACCGACGACAACCCGCGCAGCGAGGACCCGGCCGCCATCCGCGCCGCCGTGCTCGCGGGCGCCCTGGAGGTGCCCGAGGCCGAGCGCGGCGAGGTCGTCGAGATCGGCGACCGGGGCGCGGCCATCGCGCACGCCGTGTCGCTGGCCGTCGCGGGCGACGTGGTCGTCGTGGCGGGCAAGGGGCACGAGACCGGTCAGGAAGTCGCGGGCGTCGTGCACCCGTTCTCGGACGTCGACGCCCTCACCGGGGCGATCCAGGAGGCCCTTCGGTGA
- a CDS encoding peptidoglycan D,D-transpeptidase FtsI family protein, producing MPGPSRGRPARRPLSVRRPVPAKRGKAANSRLRIAVGRVLLITALLAAGVKLVQVQGFQAEALSAQAERQRATPIDIPAERGSITDRNGNQLAFSIEARALYVLPALMRQKWDEEVKKNPELQSYEERAREIAEFVQKTLGREVSGQKTDADTVYALLTKDISYTEIADRVEPDKAEAISERYADVGFERRAVRVYPNGELASNIVGAANWRKDQQPPGTQGLLGLENSQNNLLSGTNGRRIVDTVQGNDTVVIPGPGRSREITPATPGKSLELTIDLDTQYAVQNMVTDYARKAGANSASAVVLDTATGEILAMANDKTFDPTDFGRATDAQRSNTAVSANFEPGSVHKIVTAAAAIEDGVYQPDSVLTVDGSIKVADRTIKDSTWHDTQKMSFTGVFAKSSNVGTLMAAQQVGADRFADLQAKFGLGSRTGSGLPGEEAGLVPPRQQWSGSTFGNLPIGQGLTVTLLQMTGMYQAIGNDGLRVPPRIIKAEIGADGSRTELAKPEGVRVVSPQTAKTVRDMFRSIVQSAPNGQSGTGTSAAVPGYQVSGKTGTGQQLEPSGLYSNSKYWITFAGIFPADSPRFAVGVMVDNPQAGTQESASSAPLFHDIASYLAQRYQVPMSAEPSPVVPLVL from the coding sequence ATGCCGGGGCCATCGCGCGGCAGGCCCGCGCGCCGTCCGTTGTCCGTCCGCAGGCCCGTGCCCGCCAAGCGCGGGAAGGCCGCCAACAGCCGCCTGAGGATCGCGGTCGGCCGGGTGCTGCTGATCACCGCCCTGCTCGCCGCGGGCGTCAAGCTCGTGCAGGTGCAGGGGTTCCAGGCGGAGGCGCTCTCCGCGCAGGCCGAGCGGCAGCGGGCCACCCCGATCGACATCCCGGCCGAGCGCGGCTCGATCACCGACCGCAACGGCAACCAGCTCGCGTTCAGCATCGAGGCGCGCGCGCTCTACGTGCTGCCCGCGCTCATGCGCCAGAAGTGGGACGAGGAGGTCAAGAAGAACCCGGAGCTGCAGAGCTACGAGGAGCGCGCCCGCGAGATCGCCGAGTTCGTCCAGAAGACCCTCGGGCGCGAGGTGTCCGGCCAGAAGACCGACGCGGACACCGTCTACGCGCTGCTCACCAAGGACATCAGCTACACCGAGATCGCCGACCGCGTCGAGCCCGACAAGGCCGAGGCGATCAGCGAGCGGTACGCCGACGTCGGCTTCGAGCGCCGCGCCGTCCGCGTCTACCCCAACGGCGAGCTGGCCTCCAACATCGTCGGCGCGGCGAACTGGCGCAAGGACCAGCAGCCACCGGGCACCCAGGGCCTGCTCGGGCTGGAGAACTCGCAGAACAACCTGCTGTCGGGCACCAACGGCCGCCGCATCGTCGACACCGTCCAGGGCAACGACACCGTCGTCATCCCCGGCCCCGGCCGCTCCCGCGAGATCACCCCGGCCACTCCGGGCAAGAGCCTGGAGCTGACCATCGACCTGGACACCCAGTACGCGGTGCAGAACATGGTCACCGACTACGCCAGGAAGGCGGGGGCGAACAGCGCGTCGGCGGTCGTGCTCGACACCGCCACCGGCGAGATCCTGGCCATGGCCAACGACAAGACCTTCGACCCGACCGACTTCGGCCGCGCCACCGACGCCCAGCGCAGCAACACGGCCGTCAGCGCGAACTTCGAGCCCGGCTCGGTCCACAAGATCGTCACCGCCGCCGCGGCCATCGAGGACGGCGTCTACCAGCCGGACAGCGTCCTCACCGTCGACGGCAGCATCAAGGTCGCCGACCGGACCATCAAGGACTCCACCTGGCACGACACCCAGAAGATGAGCTTCACCGGGGTGTTCGCCAAGTCCTCCAACGTCGGCACCCTGATGGCCGCCCAGCAGGTCGGCGCCGACCGGTTCGCGGACCTCCAGGCCAAGTTCGGCCTCGGCAGCCGCACCGGTTCCGGCCTGCCCGGCGAGGAGGCGGGCCTGGTGCCGCCGCGCCAGCAGTGGTCCGGCTCCACGTTCGGCAACCTGCCCATCGGCCAGGGCCTCACCGTGACCCTGCTGCAGATGACCGGCATGTACCAGGCCATCGGCAACGACGGCCTGCGCGTGCCGCCGAGGATCATCAAGGCCGAGATCGGCGCCGATGGCTCCCGCACCGAGCTGGCCAAGCCCGAGGGCGTGCGCGTGGTCAGCCCGCAGACCGCCAAGACGGTCCGCGACATGTTCCGCTCGATCGTGCAGTCCGCCCCCAACGGGCAGAGCGGCACCGGCACCTCGGCGGCCGTCCCCGGCTACCAGGTGTCCGGCAAGACCGGCACCGGGCAGCAGCTGGAGCCCAGCGGCCTGTACAGCAACTCCAAGTACTGGATCACGTTCGCGGGCATCTTCCCGGCGGACAGCCCGCGCTTCGCCGTGGGCGTCATGGTGGACAACCCGCAGGCGGGCACCCAGGAGAGCGCGTCGTCGGCCCCGCTGTTCCACGACATCGCGTCCTACCTCGCGCAGCGCTACCAGGTGCCGATGTCGGCCGAGCCGAGCCCGGTGGTCCCCCTGGTGCTGTGA
- the rsmH gene encoding 16S rRNA (cytosine(1402)-N(4))-methyltransferase RsmH yields the protein MGEAARHVPVLLDRVLGLLAPALAGRDDAVFVDCTLGLGGHSEAVLKAHPGVRLIGLDRDPQAIALAKARLAPFADRVEFVQTTYDGIAEAVDGRRVDGILMDLGVSSLQLDARERGFAYSQDAPLDMRMSAGSGETAADVLNTYPAAELARVLRDYGEERFARKIAAAVVRERAKEPFTTSGRLVELLYASVPAATRRTGGHPAKRTFQALRIEVNRELESLRAALPAALSVLAVGGRIVVESYQSLEDRMVKRALADLAASRTPVGLPVELPGHGPELTLLTRGAEVANESEIEDNPRAAPVRLRAAERIREAT from the coding sequence ATGGGTGAGGCGGCGCGGCACGTGCCGGTGCTGCTGGACCGCGTCCTCGGCCTGCTCGCGCCCGCGCTGGCCGGCCGCGACGACGCCGTCTTCGTCGACTGCACCCTCGGTCTCGGCGGGCACTCCGAGGCCGTCCTCAAGGCGCACCCCGGCGTGCGGCTCATCGGCCTCGACCGCGACCCGCAGGCCATCGCGCTCGCGAAGGCCCGCCTCGCGCCGTTCGCCGACCGGGTCGAGTTCGTCCAGACCACCTACGACGGCATCGCCGAGGCGGTGGACGGGCGCCGGGTCGACGGCATCCTGATGGACCTGGGCGTCTCCTCGCTCCAGCTCGACGCGCGGGAGCGCGGGTTCGCCTACTCCCAGGACGCGCCGCTGGACATGCGGATGAGCGCGGGCAGCGGCGAGACCGCGGCCGACGTGCTCAACACCTACCCGGCCGCCGAGCTGGCCCGCGTGCTGCGCGACTACGGCGAGGAGCGGTTCGCCCGCAAGATCGCCGCCGCCGTGGTGCGCGAGCGCGCCAAGGAGCCGTTCACCACCAGCGGCAGGCTGGTCGAGCTGCTGTACGCGTCGGTGCCCGCCGCGACCAGGCGCACCGGCGGCCACCCGGCCAAGCGCACGTTCCAGGCGCTGCGCATCGAGGTCAACCGCGAGCTGGAGTCGCTGCGCGCGGCGCTGCCCGCGGCCCTGTCGGTGCTGGCCGTCGGCGGGCGGATCGTCGTCGAGTCCTACCAGTCGCTGGAGGACCGGATGGTCAAGCGCGCGCTCGCCGACCTGGCCGCGTCCCGCACCCCGGTGGGCCTTCCCGTCGAGCTGCCCGGCCACGGCCCCGAGCTCACGCTGCTGACCAGGGGCGCCGAGGTCGCGAACGAGTCGGAGATCGAGGACAACCCGAGGGCGGCTCCCGTGCGCCTGAGGGCGGCGGAACGGATCAGGGAGGCGACATGA
- the mraZ gene encoding division/cell wall cluster transcriptional repressor MraZ, protein MFLGTHHPRLDDKGRLTLPAKFRDALAGGLMVTKGQDHCLYVFPRAEFEQMARKVAEAPFTNEAVRAYQRYLFAGTDEQRPDGQGRVLIAPELRRYAGLTKECVVIGAISRLEIWDAQAWQRYLEEHEDRYAEAREEVLPGVF, encoded by the coding sequence GTGTTCCTGGGCACGCACCACCCGAGGCTCGACGACAAGGGCCGGCTCACGCTGCCTGCGAAGTTCCGGGACGCGCTAGCGGGGGGTCTCATGGTCACCAAGGGCCAGGACCACTGCCTTTACGTGTTCCCCAGGGCCGAGTTCGAGCAGATGGCGCGCAAGGTCGCGGAGGCCCCTTTCACGAACGAGGCCGTCCGCGCCTACCAGCGCTACCTGTTCGCGGGCACCGACGAGCAGCGCCCCGACGGTCAGGGTCGCGTCCTGATCGCCCCCGAGCTGAGGCGCTACGCCGGGTTGACCAAGGAGTGCGTGGTCATCGGCGCGATCAGCCGGTTGGAGATCTGGGACGCGCAGGCCTGGCAGCGCTACCTCGAGGAGCACGAGGACCGCTACGCCGAGGCCCGCGAGGAGGTGCTGCCCGGCGTCTTCTGA
- a CDS encoding AAA family ATPase, with translation MTPSTPPTALPGHPGGGAANPNGSGRGQRPDEVLAELHSVVGRIAANVERVIVGKPDVVRVALVTLLAEGHLLVEDVPGVGKTSLAKALARSIDCTVSRIQFTPDLLPSDITGVSIYNRQENDFEFRPGPIFANIVIGDEINRASPKTQSALLECMEEHQVTVDGSTYALGEPFMVVATQNPIEMEGTYALPEAQRDRFTARVSIGYPDPAAELAMVDEHAGHDPLGELRPVSDAAQVLRLVKAVRGVHLSPEVRRYAVELVGATRRLPELRLGASPRATLQLVRAARAQAALSGRDFVVPDDVHAVAVPVLAHRLVLTAEAQAARRSAADLVRSLAQRVPVPQASDQRPQAHR, from the coding sequence GTGACTCCGAGTACCCCGCCAACCGCGCTCCCCGGCCACCCCGGCGGGGGTGCGGCGAACCCCAACGGCTCCGGCAGGGGCCAGCGGCCGGATGAGGTGCTCGCCGAGCTGCACTCGGTGGTCGGCCGGATAGCGGCCAACGTCGAGCGGGTCATCGTGGGCAAGCCCGACGTGGTCCGCGTCGCGCTGGTCACCCTGCTCGCGGAGGGCCACCTGCTCGTCGAGGACGTGCCGGGCGTCGGCAAGACGTCGCTGGCCAAGGCGCTGGCCAGGTCGATCGACTGCACGGTGAGCCGCATCCAGTTCACCCCCGACCTGCTGCCCAGCGACATCACCGGCGTGTCGATCTACAACCGGCAGGAGAACGACTTCGAGTTCCGGCCGGGGCCGATCTTCGCGAACATCGTGATCGGCGACGAGATCAACCGCGCCTCCCCCAAGACGCAGTCCGCGCTGCTGGAGTGCATGGAGGAGCACCAGGTCACCGTCGACGGCAGCACCTACGCGCTCGGCGAGCCGTTCATGGTGGTCGCGACGCAGAACCCGATCGAGATGGAGGGCACCTACGCCCTCCCCGAGGCGCAGCGCGACCGGTTCACCGCGCGCGTGTCCATCGGCTACCCGGATCCGGCCGCCGAGCTGGCGATGGTGGACGAGCACGCCGGGCACGACCCGCTGGGCGAGCTGCGCCCCGTCTCGGACGCCGCGCAGGTGCTGCGGCTGGTCAAGGCCGTGCGCGGGGTGCACCTGTCGCCCGAGGTGCGCCGGTACGCGGTGGAGCTGGTCGGCGCGACGCGGCGGCTGCCCGAGCTGCGGCTGGGCGCCTCGCCGCGCGCGACGCTGCAGCTGGTGCGGGCCGCGCGGGCGCAGGCGGCGCTGTCGGGGCGGGACTTCGTGGTGCCGGACGACGTGCACGCGGTGGCCGTCCCGGTGCTCGCGCACCGGCTGGTGCTGACCGCGGAGGCGCAGGCCGCCCGCCGGTCGGCGGCGGACCTGGTGCGCTCGCTGGCGCAGCGCGTCCCGGTGCCGCAGGCGTCGGACCAGCGCCCGCAGGCCCACCGCTGA